In a genomic window of Halostella litorea:
- the carB gene encoding carbamoyl-phosphate synthase large subunit, which produces MSHGEPEDRTILLIGSGPIQIGQAAEFDYSGAQACRALQEEGARVVLVNSNPATIMTDPEMADEVYIEPITTEAIAEIIRKEQPDGVIAGLGGQTGLNVTAELAEEGVLDEHDVEIMGTPLDTIYATEDRELFRQRMHDLGEPVPQSTTIALDDGEAVTDLAEEALRDRVDEAVESVGGLPVIARTTYTLGGSGSGVVDDIEELYERVRKGLRLSRNSEVLITESIEGWVELEYEVMRDADDSCIIICNMENIDPMGIHTGESTVVTPSQVIPDEGHQDMRDVALKVIRDLEIHGGCNIQFAWRDDGTPGGEYRVVEVNPRVSRSSALASKATGYPIARVTAKVALGKRLHEIDNEITGETTAAFEPAIDYIVTKVPRWPIDKFDDVDFELTTAMKSTGEAMAIGRTFEESLLKALRSSEYSPDVDWDAVDDDTLEEHYLERPSPDRPYAIFEAFERGYDVDEVVDLTGIYEWYVERFANVADAAVAAQDGEFGEAAELGFTNGQVAAGIDSSEASELPRADGGEIDAVESAAPDRSFKQVDTCAGEFEASTPYYYSAREPAASGVATGYDELQVDTDAESVVVVGGGPIRIGQGVEFDYCSVHAVRALREQGIDAHVVNNNPETVSTDYDTSDGLFFEPITAEEVADVVEATGADGVMVQFGGQTSVNVGEPLADELARRGLDCEIMGTGVEAMDLAEDRDRFNELMDDLGIAQPDGGSATSKEGALELAHDIGYPVLVRPSYVLGGRAMDVVYDDEELEEYIEEAVRVSPDKPILVDDFLAGAIELDVDAVADGEDVVIGGVMEHIESAGVHSGDSACMIPPRSLDDDTMTRVRDVTEEIATALDTVGLLNVQLAVTGVHEPDEDVEVYVLEANPRSSRTVPFVSKATGVPIAKLAAKVMAGASLSDLGVQEQVPERTSVKEVVLPFDRLPGSDPRLGPEMKSTGEVMGTASTFGKAYDKAQDSTGKPIPREGTAVVDLSADEFPDPDTEAGEALVEGYTEHFDLSEAVDLVSAAQAGEIDLIVSRKRELLEVAVEEEITYFSTEASARAALEALDAADEPLDVAPVDERPKAARNWGE; this is translated from the coding sequence ATGAGCCACGGGGAACCCGAAGACAGGACGATACTTCTCATCGGAAGCGGGCCGATCCAGATCGGACAGGCCGCGGAGTTCGACTACTCCGGCGCGCAGGCGTGTCGCGCCCTGCAGGAGGAGGGCGCGCGAGTCGTCCTCGTGAACTCGAACCCGGCGACGATCATGACCGACCCGGAGATGGCCGACGAGGTGTACATCGAGCCGATCACGACGGAGGCCATCGCCGAGATCATCCGGAAGGAACAGCCCGACGGCGTCATCGCCGGGCTGGGCGGTCAGACCGGGCTGAACGTCACCGCCGAACTCGCGGAGGAGGGCGTCCTCGACGAGCACGACGTCGAGATCATGGGGACGCCGCTCGACACCATCTACGCCACCGAGGACCGCGAACTGTTCCGCCAGCGGATGCACGACCTGGGCGAGCCGGTCCCCCAGTCGACGACGATAGCGCTCGACGACGGCGAGGCGGTCACCGACCTCGCGGAGGAGGCCCTGCGGGACCGCGTCGACGAGGCGGTCGAGTCGGTCGGCGGCCTCCCGGTCATCGCCCGCACGACGTACACGCTGGGCGGGTCGGGCTCCGGCGTCGTCGACGACATCGAGGAGCTGTACGAGCGCGTCCGGAAGGGGCTGCGCCTCTCGCGGAACAGCGAGGTGCTCATCACCGAGTCCATCGAGGGCTGGGTCGAACTGGAGTACGAGGTGATGCGGGACGCCGACGACTCCTGTATCATCATCTGCAACATGGAGAACATCGACCCGATGGGCATCCACACGGGGGAGTCCACGGTCGTCACGCCCTCGCAGGTCATCCCGGACGAGGGCCACCAGGACATGCGCGACGTCGCGCTGAAGGTCATCCGCGACCTGGAGATCCACGGCGGCTGTAACATCCAGTTCGCGTGGCGCGACGACGGCACCCCCGGCGGCGAGTACCGCGTCGTCGAGGTCAACCCCCGCGTCTCCCGCTCGTCGGCGCTGGCCTCGAAGGCGACGGGCTACCCGATCGCCCGCGTGACCGCGAAGGTCGCCCTGGGCAAGCGCCTCCACGAGATCGACAACGAGATCACCGGCGAGACGACCGCCGCCTTCGAGCCCGCCATCGACTACATCGTCACGAAGGTGCCCCGGTGGCCCATCGACAAGTTCGACGACGTCGACTTCGAACTGACGACGGCGATGAAATCGACCGGCGAGGCGATGGCGATCGGCCGCACCTTCGAGGAGAGCCTGCTCAAGGCGCTTCGCTCCTCCGAGTACTCGCCGGACGTCGACTGGGACGCGGTCGACGACGACACCCTGGAGGAACACTACCTCGAACGGCCGTCGCCCGACCGCCCGTACGCCATCTTCGAGGCGTTCGAGCGCGGGTACGACGTCGACGAGGTCGTCGACCTGACGGGGATCTACGAGTGGTACGTCGAGCGCTTCGCGAACGTCGCCGACGCGGCCGTCGCGGCCCAGGACGGCGAGTTCGGCGAGGCCGCCGAACTCGGCTTCACGAACGGGCAGGTCGCCGCGGGCATCGACTCCAGCGAGGCCTCGGAGCTGCCGCGGGCCGACGGCGGCGAGATAGACGCCGTCGAGTCCGCCGCGCCCGACCGCTCGTTCAAGCAGGTCGACACCTGTGCGGGCGAGTTCGAGGCGTCTACCCCGTACTACTACTCTGCCCGCGAGCCCGCCGCCAGCGGCGTCGCGACGGGGTACGACGAACTGCAGGTCGACACGGACGCCGAGAGCGTCGTCGTGGTCGGCGGCGGCCCGATCCGCATCGGGCAGGGCGTCGAGTTCGACTACTGCTCGGTCCACGCGGTCCGCGCGCTGCGCGAGCAGGGGATCGACGCCCACGTCGTCAACAACAACCCCGAGACCGTCTCCACGGACTACGACACCTCCGACGGCCTGTTCTTCGAGCCGATCACCGCCGAGGAGGTCGCCGACGTCGTCGAGGCGACCGGGGCCGACGGCGTGATGGTCCAGTTCGGCGGGCAGACGTCCGTCAACGTCGGCGAGCCGCTGGCCGACGAGCTGGCGCGCCGCGGCCTCGACTGCGAGATCATGGGCACCGGCGTCGAGGCGATGGACCTCGCCGAGGACCGCGACCGGTTCAACGAGCTGATGGACGACCTCGGCATCGCCCAGCCGGATGGCGGCTCCGCCACCAGCAAGGAGGGCGCGCTGGAGCTCGCCCACGACATCGGCTACCCCGTGCTCGTGCGCCCGTCGTACGTGCTCGGCGGCCGCGCGATGGACGTCGTCTACGACGACGAGGAACTGGAGGAGTACATCGAGGAGGCCGTCCGGGTCAGCCCGGACAAGCCGATCCTCGTCGACGACTTCCTCGCCGGCGCGATCGAACTCGACGTCGACGCCGTGGCCGACGGCGAGGACGTGGTCATCGGCGGCGTGATGGAACACATCGAGAGCGCGGGCGTCCACTCCGGCGACTCCGCCTGCATGATCCCGCCGCGCTCGCTCGACGACGACACGATGACCCGCGTCCGCGACGTGACCGAGGAAATCGCGACCGCGCTCGACACCGTCGGGCTGCTCAACGTCCAGCTCGCCGTGACGGGCGTCCACGAGCCCGATGAGGACGTCGAGGTGTACGTGCTGGAGGCGAACCCGCGCTCCTCCCGCACCGTCCCGTTCGTCTCGAAGGCGACCGGCGTCCCGATCGCCAAGCTCGCCGCGAAGGTGATGGCCGGCGCGTCGCTCTCGGACCTGGGCGTCCAGGAGCAGGTGCCCGAGCGGACGAGCGTGAAGGAGGTCGTCCTGCCGTTCGACCGCCTGCCGGGCAGCGACCCGCGCCTCGGCCCCGAGATGAAGTCGACGGGCGAGGTGATGGGCACGGCGTCGACGTTCGGCAAGGCCTACGACAAGGCCCAGGACTCCACCGGCAAGCCGATCCCCCGGGAGGGGACCGCCGTTGTCGACCTCTCGGCCGACGAGTTCCCCGACCCCGACACGGAGGCGGGCGAGGCGCTCGTCGAGGGGTACACCGAGCACTTCGACCTCTCGGAGGCGGTCGACCTCGTCTCGGCCGCGCAGGCCGGCGAGATAGACCTCATCGTCTCCCGCAAGCGCGAACTGCTGGAGGTGGCCGTCGAGGAGGAGATCACGTACTTCTCGACGGAGGCCAGCGCCCGCGCGGCCCTGGAGGCGCTCGACGCGGCCGACGAACCGCTCGACGTCGCGCCCGTCGACGAGCGCCCGAAGGCGGCCCGCAACTGGGGCGAGTGA
- a CDS encoding zinc-ribbon domain-containing protein — MEYCPECGTEARTDVTYCPGCGTDLTEYRQWSPSADAAPDDGGTADDGPATDRSTGDEGDTDPAGEPSPAEGEPAASGGEASASEPASAGPETGVDDRGAARQGVRDDAPAGEPVDGGDGDTAPPRGGSDAPPGDATGTAPPRDTTSNAPPRDADQPDAPAERGHEAGGGGPREGSTEGGSAGGRAAGADQPQGGTRRNPNRPAADRGRDPEPQGGRDPEPQGGRDRRGQPRDRQSGRERQPGAGQPGGRGGRPEQGANAGSNARRDQPAPQGGRQGGRGGQQAPNAAGGQPTGGGRRDGPPAGRQAAEPAGGVAGGQGGANQWQGETAGGAAPQQGAPVDTGPSLADQVKALPFGRSAAVGAGLYVLTYAVTYLAFLADVLVINGSKHDLSMSNLMPLSPVENASASMWQFAGWLLYEGQMVTIERTRVVETPEGQQSTTEAISLFDPAYWTRFGFGEQIVTPLLYTAVPVVVLVVGGALFVRFQSGRGDPDAPGGALLGASLVVGYTALAAVGAVLVSATGGDFESAATVELTTSPVLPEAVALSAGFAVVAAAVGGAVASSLGGDGGQQAAEARP; from the coding sequence ATGGAATACTGTCCGGAGTGTGGAACGGAGGCGCGAACCGACGTGACGTACTGCCCGGGCTGCGGGACGGATCTCACTGAGTACCGGCAGTGGTCGCCGTCGGCCGACGCCGCCCCCGACGACGGCGGGACGGCGGACGACGGGCCGGCCACGGACCGCAGCACGGGCGACGAGGGCGACACCGACCCCGCGGGGGAGCCGTCGCCGGCCGAGGGGGAGCCGGCGGCGTCGGGCGGGGAGGCGTCCGCGTCCGAACCGGCGTCGGCCGGGCCCGAGACCGGGGTGGACGACCGGGGAGCGGCGCGGCAGGGGGTACGCGACGACGCGCCCGCGGGGGAGCCCGTCGACGGCGGGGACGGCGATACCGCTCCGCCCCGCGGCGGGAGCGACGCTCCGCCCGGTGACGCCACGGGCACCGCTCCGCCCCGCGACACAACGAGCAACGCCCCGCCGCGCGACGCCGACCAGCCCGACGCGCCCGCCGAACGGGGCCACGAAGCCGGAGGCGGCGGTCCGCGCGAGGGGTCGACCGAGGGCGGTTCGGCCGGCGGTCGCGCGGCCGGTGCGGACCAGCCACAGGGCGGCACGCGGCGGAACCCGAACCGGCCCGCGGCGGACCGCGGGCGCGACCCGGAACCACAGGGCGGCCGCGATCCGGAACCACAGGGCGGCCGCGACCGCCGCGGGCAACCCCGGGACCGACAGTCCGGCCGGGAGCGGCAGCCCGGGGCCGGCCAGCCGGGCGGCCGGGGCGGACGGCCCGAACAGGGGGCGAACGCCGGGTCGAACGCGCGGCGCGACCAGCCCGCCCCCCAGGGCGGCCGGCAGGGTGGGCGCGGCGGCCAGCAGGCCCCGAACGCCGCGGGCGGGCAGCCGACCGGCGGCGGTCGCCGTGACGGGCCGCCGGCCGGCCGGCAGGCGGCCGAGCCAGCCGGCGGCGTCGCCGGCGGGCAGGGCGGCGCGAATCAGTGGCAGGGCGAGACGGCGGGCGGGGCAGCCCCCCAGCAGGGGGCGCCCGTCGACACCGGCCCGTCGCTCGCCGACCAGGTCAAGGCGCTGCCGTTCGGCCGGAGCGCGGCGGTCGGCGCGGGGCTGTACGTCCTCACCTACGCCGTCACCTATCTCGCCTTCCTCGCCGACGTGCTCGTGATAAACGGGTCGAAACACGACCTGTCGATGTCGAACCTGATGCCGCTCTCCCCGGTCGAGAACGCCTCGGCCAGCATGTGGCAGTTCGCCGGCTGGCTGCTCTACGAGGGGCAGATGGTGACCATCGAGCGCACGCGCGTCGTCGAGACCCCGGAGGGCCAGCAGTCGACGACGGAGGCGATATCGCTGTTCGACCCGGCGTACTGGACGCGGTTCGGGTTCGGCGAACAGATCGTCACGCCGCTGCTGTACACGGCGGTCCCCGTCGTCGTGTTGGTGGTCGGCGGCGCGCTGTTCGTCCGCTTCCAGAGCGGCCGGGGCGACCCGGACGCCCCCGGCGGCGCGCTGCTGGGCGCGAGCCTCGTCGTCGGCTACACCGCCCTGGCCGCCGTCGGGGCGGTGCTCGTCTCGGCGACCGGCGGCGACTTCGAGTCCGCCGCGACGGTCGAACTCACCACCAGCCCGGTGCTGCCGGAAGCGGTCGCCCTGTCGGCCGGCTTCGCCGTCGTCGCGGCGGCGGTCGGCGGGGCTGTCGCGAGTTCGCTCGGCGGCGACGGCGGCCAGCAAGCGGCCGAAGCGCGGCCGTAG
- a CDS encoding BGTF surface domain-containing protein, protein MTRSSHTVVGVAVLLALAAVAGPGVSLADGAAPDASFGNKVVTEQRGDVAVVTVFLQDTNAATLTVGSQEVYYETQVRVRDGDGDGRVRVRINLHHANGWTGASANEVYSAADGSDSVDATRRTESLDSPLDAGDYGMELSIDGSPTDVGTLRLEGRSTGPSDTFVAPSDVDPSDRQAVLSSATQREEVAREDLVVVGVQASGVFGYVDSADDLADGTQGVSLEIVQANPPANQGAKRIPISEGTVHAFPENDLLLFAVDTSASDVAPDEEYESRFVVTDDNPYTDSTQTSSTTFTVRERTAWFPDSPIRVEPERGQTIRGASTVAPGTELTLRLESQDDLDPFIKDPTVTVGSDGQFSTAVDFSSHDSGTEFTAVVLENDEEVSGTVDGVIEGGDVSTTTTAPRTPTPATTTRVQTPTTTARPTTTTAAPRTTTRVTETPTSVSETTRPTDMPGTTVSPESSTRWPTATVADTQFTAVNTTTTTGSPADGGFNGTGNVSFASGGQPGFTGLLAGAALLLVLALSRRRE, encoded by the coding sequence GTGACAAGGTCTTCACACACGGTCGTCGGGGTCGCGGTGCTGCTCGCGCTCGCGGCGGTCGCGGGCCCGGGCGTCTCCCTCGCGGACGGCGCGGCACCGGACGCGTCGTTCGGGAACAAAGTCGTCACGGAACAGCGCGGTGACGTCGCCGTCGTCACCGTCTTCCTGCAGGACACGAACGCGGCGACGCTGACAGTCGGGTCCCAGGAGGTCTACTACGAGACGCAGGTCCGGGTCCGGGACGGCGACGGCGACGGCCGGGTCCGGGTGCGCATCAACCTCCACCACGCGAACGGGTGGACCGGCGCGTCGGCGAACGAGGTGTACAGCGCCGCCGACGGGAGCGACTCTGTCGACGCCACGCGGCGCACCGAGTCGCTCGACTCGCCGCTGGACGCTGGGGACTACGGGATGGAACTGTCAATCGACGGTAGCCCGACGGACGTCGGCACCCTGCGGCTCGAAGGCCGCTCGACCGGCCCGTCGGACACGTTCGTCGCGCCGTCGGACGTCGACCCGAGCGACAGACAGGCGGTGCTCAGCAGCGCGACCCAGCGGGAGGAGGTCGCGCGGGAGGACCTCGTCGTCGTCGGGGTCCAGGCGAGCGGCGTGTTCGGCTACGTCGACAGCGCCGACGACCTCGCGGACGGGACGCAGGGGGTCTCCCTCGAGATCGTCCAGGCCAACCCGCCGGCGAACCAGGGGGCAAAGCGGATCCCCATCTCCGAGGGGACCGTCCACGCGTTCCCCGAGAACGACCTGCTCCTGTTCGCCGTCGACACCTCCGCGTCGGACGTCGCGCCGGACGAGGAGTACGAGTCCCGCTTCGTCGTGACCGACGACAACCCGTACACGGACAGCACCCAGACGTCGAGCACGACCTTTACCGTCCGCGAGCGGACCGCCTGGTTCCCGGACTCGCCGATACGGGTCGAGCCGGAACGGGGCCAGACGATCCGGGGTGCCTCGACGGTCGCGCCGGGCACGGAACTCACCCTGCGGCTGGAGAGCCAGGACGACCTCGACCCGTTCATCAAGGACCCGACGGTGACCGTCGGCAGCGACGGCCAGTTCTCGACCGCGGTCGACTTCAGCAGCCACGACTCGGGCACCGAGTTCACCGCCGTCGTCCTGGAGAACGACGAGGAGGTGAGCGGGACGGTCGACGGCGTCATCGAGGGCGGCGACGTGTCGACGACGACCACTGCACCACGGACGCCGACGCCCGCCACGACGACGCGGGTCCAGACGCCGACCACGACGGCGCGGCCGACCACGACGACCGCGGCCCCGCGGACCACCACCAGAGTCACGGAGACGCCGACGAGCGTGTCGGAGACGACGCGCCCGACGGACATGCCGGGGACGACGGTGTCGCCGGAGTCGTCGACGCGGTGGCCGACGGCGACCGTCGCGGACACCCAGTTCACGGCGGTCAACACGACGACGACCACCGGGTCGCCGGCGGACGGCGGGTTCAACGGGACCGGCAACGTCTCGTTCGCCTCGGGCGGTCAACCCGGCTTCACCGGCCTGCTGGCCGGCGCGGCGCTGTTGCTCGTCCTCGCGCTGAGCCGCCGGCGGGAGTGA
- a CDS encoding DUF5815 family protein — translation MAEPRVPGEAGGDVELPCGESVRLADLDMGLREFDCACGDSHAVVMDVHPPSRFFPEFLVEILRETVETADDLGEFGTAHLMGIVMEEFPESVVSEDLSENGSVGYSLLWVTDFDSRRLHEIAVELVVELMEHAVSHAENDDAMTAFEEQMLDFDVSEFVDQYRERRDFADEHDTAV, via the coding sequence ATGGCAGAACCGCGCGTGCCGGGCGAGGCCGGCGGCGACGTCGAGCTTCCCTGCGGCGAGAGCGTCCGGCTCGCCGACCTCGACATGGGGCTGCGGGAGTTCGACTGCGCCTGTGGCGACAGCCACGCCGTCGTGATGGACGTCCACCCGCCGTCGCGGTTCTTTCCGGAGTTCCTCGTGGAGATCCTCCGGGAGACCGTCGAGACCGCCGACGACCTCGGGGAGTTCGGCACGGCCCACCTGATGGGGATCGTCATGGAGGAGTTCCCCGAGTCGGTCGTCAGCGAGGACCTCTCGGAGAACGGGTCGGTCGGCTACTCGCTGCTGTGGGTGACCGACTTCGACTCCCGGCGGCTCCACGAGATAGCGGTCGAACTCGTCGTCGAACTGATGGAACACGCCGTCAGCCACGCCGAGAACGACGACGCGATGACCGCCTTCGAGGAGCAGATGCTCGACTTCGACGTGTCGGAGTTCGTCGACCAGTACCGCGAGCGCCGGGACTTCGCCGACGAACACGACACGGCGGTCTGA
- a CDS encoding DUF7124 domain-containing protein, giving the protein MDGGGDGEMTLAFELAALQELADPSAVFDGARRWSKYVGVVSEKPTYVVTNFTRKERIRQDFFSGPRGKAESLESVRDQFDTDRHVFVGTSDADRDLADEVGWEYLPVEEAAEAAEWELADEAEETADDDGHERDDWP; this is encoded by the coding sequence ATGGATGGCGGCGGAGACGGCGAGATGACCCTCGCGTTCGAACTCGCGGCACTGCAGGAGCTGGCGGACCCGTCGGCCGTGTTCGACGGGGCGCGCCGGTGGAGCAAGTACGTCGGCGTCGTCTCGGAGAAGCCGACCTACGTCGTCACGAACTTCACGCGCAAGGAGCGCATCAGACAGGACTTCTTCTCCGGGCCGCGCGGGAAAGCCGAGAGCTTGGAGAGCGTGCGCGACCAGTTCGACACCGACCGACACGTGTTCGTCGGCACGAGCGACGCGGACCGCGACCTGGCCGACGAGGTCGGCTGGGAGTACCTCCCGGTCGAGGAGGCCGCCGAGGCCGCCGAGTGGGAGCTGGCCGACGAGGCCGAGGAGACGGCGGACGACGACGGGCACGAGCGCGACGACTGGCCGTAG